GGGCACGGTGTTCACGCTGAGGCCGCCCGTAATGGTGCCGACGCTTAACGTGGGCCGCCCGCACAGTGCATGCTCCGCCAGCTTGCCGGCGACGCTGTGCTGATAATCTTTCAGCGCCGTTAACACCGCCGCCATGCGAAAAATGGCGTTTTGACCCAATTCCGGTTGCGAGCTGTGCGAAGCCCGGCCCAAAGTGTGGCACCGCCAGCGGACCATGCCCTTGTGGGCCACCACCACGTTCAAATCGGTTGGCTCGGCGACAATTGCCACATCGGGCCGGCGCGGAAAAATGGGATTCGGCTGTCCCGACCACAGCCGGCACAAGCCCGTCGCGCCGGTAAAGCCATGCTCTTCGTTCACGGTGCAAGCCATGACGACGGTGGGGCGCGGCCGCGCATTTTCTCCCTCTCCTTTCGGGAGAGTGCCGGGATGAGGGTGCTGCTCTTCTCCTTCTCTCTGTGCCAGAGGGTGAGGGTGCTGCTCGGCCAGTCGGACCATCGCCCCCAGCATGCAGGTCATGCCCCCTTTGATGTCGCAAGACCCGCGCCCATACAACCGGCCGTCGCGCACTTGCGGATCGAAGGGCGCAATGGACATTCCCTCCACCGGCACCGTGTCTTGGTGCGCTTCCAACAACAGCAGCGTTCCGCCGTTTTCTACGGCCGGGTAGCCCTCAAGGCGGGCCAGCAGGTTGTCGCGCTTTTCGGCAATGTGCTGACGCCAGGTGGGAATTTTGTAGCGCGCAAACAATTGCTCCAGATAGTTGGTTAGCTGGTGCTCGAAATACTCCGGACCGCTGGCCGGCAAGCCCATCGGGTTAATGCTCGGCGTGGCCACCAGGTCGCGAAGCGTGGCGAGTAAATCGAGAGGCATGAGAAAAGCTGTTCCATGAAAATAAAAAGGCCAAGCCACCGCCTGCCAGAACGATGATAGCGAATTGCCGGGAAAAACCGCAGGCATGCGCCGTCGAATTCCCCCCAATAAAGAGGATTGTTGACGAGTTACCGGCACCACATATTAGTAAGCGAGCGGAGGGCAACCTCTAGCTCGCGCCCTTCGTAGGTACCTGCCCCACCTGCGAAGGGTTCTTTTTTTGCGCAAATGCCTAACGAGCTGCTAAGTTGAAGCAATGTAGCATAGCAACGACGCTAAGTGGCGTGATTTGGCAGTATCCTTGACGTTACGGGCGCATATCCACTAGGATTTGGCAAGGTTCAA
The genomic region above belongs to Pirellulales bacterium and contains:
- a CDS encoding M20 family metallopeptidase, whose product is MPAVFPGNSLSSFWQAVAWPFYFHGTAFLMPLDLLATLRDLVATPSINPMGLPASGPEYFEHQLTNYLEQLFARYKIPTWRQHIAEKRDNLLARLEGYPAVENGGTLLLLEAHQDTVPVEGMSIAPFDPQVRDGRLYGRGSCDIKGGMTCMLGAMVRLAEQHPHPLAQREGEEQHPHPGTLPKGEGENARPRPTVVMACTVNEEHGFTGATGLCRLWSGQPNPIFPRRPDVAIVAEPTDLNVVVAHKGMVRWRCHTLGRASHSSQPELGQNAIFRMAAVLTALKDYQHSVAGKLAEHALCGRPTLSVGTITGGLSVNTVPDHCTIEIDRRLVPGEQPEPARQHVIDFVAAHTSLEKYVQHDPPFMQSAGLNDAHNHDLAQRLVAAIQATTNRTPQTLGVAFGTDAFCYDGAGVPSVVFGPGSIKQAHTADEWVPVAEVEQAAEAIYRFIAEWTK